The following proteins are encoded in a genomic region of Lemur catta isolate mLemCat1 chromosome 10, mLemCat1.pri, whole genome shotgun sequence:
- the LOC123645758 gene encoding interferon alpha-10-like, with translation MASPLSVLMALVGLSCMSICSLGCDLPQTHGLGNRRALRLLAQMRRISPLSCLEDRNDFRFPQEEFDGNQFQKAQAISVLHEMIQQIFNLFSTKESSDAWDQTLLDKFCAGLYQQLDELEACLMQDVGVEETPVMNEDSILAVRKYFQRITVYLKEKKYSPCAWEVVRAEIMKSLSSSTTLQERLRKEK, from the coding sequence ATGGCCTCGCCCTTGTCTGTACTGATGGCCCTGGTGGGGCTCAGCTGCATGTCCATCTGCTCTCTGGGCTGTGATCTGCCTCAGACCCATGGCCTGGGTAACAGGAGGGCCCTGAGACTCCTGGCACAAATGAGGAgaatctctcctctctcctgcctggaGGACAGAAATGACTTCAGATTCCCCCAGGAGGAGTTTGATGGCAACCAGTTCCAGAAGGCTCAAGCCATCTCTGTCCTCCATGAGATGATCCAGCAGATCTTCAACCTCTTCAGCACAAAGGAGTCATCTGATGCCTGGGATCAGACCCTCCTAGACAAATTCTGCGCTGGACTCTATCAGCAGCTGGATGAGCTGGAGGCCTGTCTGATGCAGGACGTGGGAGTGGAAGAGACTCCCGTGATGAATGAGGACTCCATCCTGGCTGTGAGGAAATACTTCCAAAGAATCACTGTCTacctgaaagagaagaaatacagcCCTTGTGCCTGGGAGGTTGTCAGGGCAGAAATCATGAAATCCTTGTCTTCATCAACAACCTTGCAAGAAAGattaaggaaagagaaatga